A genomic stretch from bacterium includes:
- the proB gene encoding glutamate 5-kinase — protein MKKNDLIKKAKRIVIKIGTNVLTTQTNRLDTSIIEHLVEQITYLIEKKEKEIIIVTSGAILSGMQVLNWEEKPKQINELQAVASIGQGKLMGAYERIFKEEGINVGQILLTRDIFMSKKRAKIARETILTLLKHKIVPIINENDSVAFEDIKFGDNDILSAYVTNLIEADILILITDVDGLYKNYSDKKGGVIREVKDIEKLENISFLGKTSRKGTGGMKSKIQAANIVTKNGKPCLIINGKKMWTLKKVFEGKEIGTFFYPAR, from the coding sequence TTGAAAAAAAATGACCTTATAAAAAAAGCAAAAAGAATAGTTATAAAAATTGGAACTAATGTTTTAACAACACAAACAAATCGTTTAGATACTTCAATAATTGAACATCTTGTTGAACAAATTACATATTTAATTGAGAAAAAAGAAAAAGAAATAATAATAGTAACTTCTGGGGCAATTTTATCCGGTATGCAGGTTTTAAATTGGGAGGAAAAACCAAAACAAATAAATGAACTTCAAGCAGTTGCAAGTATTGGACAGGGTAAATTAATGGGTGCCTATGAAAGAATTTTTAAGGAAGAGGGTATAAATGTTGGACAAATTCTTCTTACAAGGGATATTTTTATGAGTAAGAAAAGGGCAAAAATTGCAAGAGAAACAATATTAACACTTTTGAAACATAAAATTGTCCCTATAATAAATGAAAATGATAGTGTTGCTTTTGAAGACATAAAATTTGGAGATAATGATATACTATCTGCTTATGTTACAAACTTAATTGAAGCAGATATTCTAATTCTTATAACAGATGTTGATGGGCTTTATAAAAATTATTCAGATAAAAAAGGTGGAGTAATAAGAGAAGTTAAAGATATAGAAAAATTGGAAAATATTTCATTTCTGGGAAAGACATCAAGAAAAGGAACAGGGGGAATGAAAAGTAAAATACAGGCAGCAAATATTGTTACAAAAAATGGAAAGCCCTGTTTAATAATAAATGGGAAAAAAATGTGGACACTAAAAAAAGTTTTTGAGGGAAAAGAAATAGGAACATTTTTTTATCCAGCGAGGTAG